From a single Sorghum bicolor cultivar BTx623 chromosome 5, Sorghum_bicolor_NCBIv3, whole genome shotgun sequence genomic region:
- the LOC8070229 gene encoding Bowman-Birk type trypsin inhibitor, with translation MRPQLILVVTLALLGVLAALPLGKGSSWPCCDNCGFCNRKLPPDCQCNDVSVDGCHPECKNCVKVGAGIRPGGGHGPVVTYRCDDILTNFCEQRCTPAPAPVPEAGFLGGGF, from the exons ATGAGGCCTCAGCTGATACTCGTCGTCACTCTGGCTCTTCTCGGCGTCCTCGCAGCTCTGCCGCTCGGCAAAG GCTCGTCGTGGCCGTGCTGCGACAACTGCGGTTTTTGCAACAGGAAGCTGCCGCCGGACTGCCAGTGCAATGACGTCTCGGTGGACGGATGCCACCCGGAGTGCAAGAACTGCGTCAAGGTCGGTGCCGGAATTCGTCCCGGCGGCGGCCACGGCCCCGTCGTCACCTACCGCTGCGATGACATCCTCACTAACTTCTGCGAGCAGCGCTgcacgccggcgccggcgccggtgccGGAAGCGGGATTCCTCGGTGGAGGCTTCTGA